A genomic region of Anopheles coustani chromosome 3, idAnoCousDA_361_x.2, whole genome shotgun sequence contains the following coding sequences:
- the LOC131272415 gene encoding probable small nuclear ribonucleoprotein E → MSFKGSKVQKVMVQPINLIFRYLQNRSRVQVWLYENTHLRIEGHIVGFDEYMNLVLDEAEEYNIKKQTRRQLGRIMLKGDNITLIQNVQN, encoded by the exons ATGTCGTTCAAAGGGTCTAAGGTACAAAAGGTGATGGTTCAACCCATCAACTTGATCTTCCGATACCTGCAAAATCGATCCCGCGTGCAAGTGTGGCTGTACGAAAATACTCACCTGCGAATAGAAGGGCACATCG TTGGTTTCGACGAATATATGAACCTAGTGCTGGATGAAGCGGAAGAGTACAAcataaagaaacaaaccaGGCGTCAGCTAGGTCGCATTATGCTGAAAGGAGACAACATTACACTCATCCAGAATGTGCAGAACTAA